A window of the Streptomyces luomodiensis genome harbors these coding sequences:
- a CDS encoding ABC transporter substrate-binding protein — translation MSFWNLWGPAKGAGAAKPSDWFVTMAREWNARNRTKVELTYFSGNTYTNGSTLPTAFLADKGPDIFALSPGDFLRYANGGVLEDLTPYLTREAIDDFVDGALDTRTVDGKIYGLPLSLQPHAFYYGIDAWERSGLSEGDIPRTWDQFLSVAERLTTKKRFGLTLETTPGYLQNFCWYPFMWAGGADAVAPDGTSSAFREPGAVEALRFWQETIQRGVAPRRSLGTGSTDITANLLVDYCGIQHCGPYGASTLRSAAPHFAFGVFKQPVPPGGTYTTDVGGWAFVVNRRGRNPEAAARFVVWALGSMEESCVKRMADWCTVANSDMPPRKSVARLAEQRGYFEDPIMKYFHEEVVPGGRGEPRYPPNVYQPISEAIQACQLSGADPRARADRAADLIEDALATYEGARIF, via the coding sequence ATGTCCTTCTGGAACCTATGGGGTCCGGCCAAGGGGGCGGGCGCCGCCAAACCCAGCGACTGGTTCGTCACCATGGCGCGGGAGTGGAACGCCCGGAACCGGACCAAGGTCGAGCTGACCTACTTCTCCGGCAACACCTACACCAACGGCTCCACGCTGCCCACCGCCTTCCTCGCCGACAAGGGGCCGGACATCTTCGCGCTGAGCCCCGGCGATTTCCTGCGCTACGCGAACGGCGGAGTCCTGGAGGACCTCACCCCCTACCTGACCCGCGAGGCGATCGACGACTTCGTGGACGGCGCCCTCGACACCCGCACCGTGGACGGGAAGATCTACGGACTTCCGCTGTCCCTCCAGCCCCACGCCTTCTACTACGGGATCGACGCCTGGGAGCGCTCGGGGCTGTCCGAGGGCGACATCCCGCGTACCTGGGACCAGTTCCTGTCCGTGGCGGAGCGGCTGACCACGAAGAAGAGGTTCGGCCTGACGCTGGAGACGACGCCGGGCTATCTGCAGAACTTCTGCTGGTACCCCTTCATGTGGGCCGGTGGCGCGGACGCCGTGGCACCGGACGGCACGTCGAGCGCCTTCCGGGAACCGGGCGCGGTGGAGGCGCTGCGTTTTTGGCAGGAGACCATCCAGCGAGGCGTGGCACCGCGCAGATCGCTCGGCACCGGCTCCACCGACATCACCGCCAACCTCCTCGTCGACTACTGCGGCATCCAGCACTGCGGCCCTTACGGGGCGAGCACCTTGCGCAGCGCGGCGCCGCACTTCGCATTCGGCGTGTTCAAACAGCCGGTCCCACCGGGCGGGACGTACACCACTGATGTGGGCGGCTGGGCGTTCGTGGTGAACCGGCGCGGCAGGAACCCGGAGGCGGCGGCCCGGTTCGTGGTGTGGGCGCTCGGCTCCATGGAGGAGTCCTGTGTCAAGCGCATGGCGGACTGGTGCACGGTGGCGAACAGCGACATGCCGCCGCGGAAGAGTGTGGCGCGCCTGGCGGAGCAGCGCGGCTACTTCGAGGACCCCATCATGAAGTACTTCCATGAGGAGGTCGTGCCCGGCGGACGGGGCGAGCCGCGCTATCCGCCCAACGTCTACCAGCCCATCTCCGAGGCGATCCAGGCATGCCAGCTCAGCGGCGCCGATCCGCGGGCGCGGGCCGACCGCGCGGCGGACCTCATCGAGGACGCGCTCGCCACCTACGAGGGAGCGAGGATCTTTTGA